The Tepidibacter aestuarii genome contains a region encoding:
- a CDS encoding HNH endonuclease translates to MNIDEKVKTWYSTMTFDNKHCFLCGLPLDENNGTSEHVFPKWLQRKHNLWNQFLTLPNNSKIQYRQLVVPCCKKCNNEYLSEIENQIKNAFNLGLEEVRNLDSRIIYKWIMKIFYCLMYKDLSLQIDRGSKEKGNILTPEMLSKYRFMFDCMQSIRMSVEIDERYSSLFIFDIHKDIRKDASLDFFYVDDILHSQIVIQSDNVGIICCIGDNKVIEERLKKYFEPFYEMKLHPVQFRQLITDVFYHRLLLKNSSNSIMMPNEIILMPSFFNSFDEYNVKEYAKCLFYLLHSFGFEFEDIYDSQLDAALNLLVDKNKRIIKYDENNLVQFGDIHEGYIVESAKDVRICASPFPK, encoded by the coding sequence ATGAATATAGATGAAAAAGTAAAAACTTGGTATAGTACAATGACTTTTGATAATAAACATTGTTTTTTATGTGGGCTACCATTAGATGAAAATAATGGTACATCAGAGCATGTTTTCCCAAAATGGTTACAACGCAAACATAATCTATGGAACCAATTCTTGACACTTCCTAATAATAGTAAGATTCAATATCGACAGCTAGTTGTTCCATGTTGTAAGAAATGTAATAATGAATATTTGTCAGAAATAGAAAATCAGATTAAGAATGCTTTTAATTTAGGTTTAGAAGAAGTTAGAAATTTAGACAGTAGAATTATTTATAAATGGATTATGAAAATATTTTATTGTTTAATGTATAAGGATTTGTCTTTACAAATAGATAGGGGTTCTAAAGAGAAAGGAAATATATTAACTCCAGAGATGTTATCAAAATATAGGTTTATGTTTGATTGTATGCAGTCCATAAGAATGTCTGTTGAAATAGATGAAAGATATTCTTCACTATTTATATTTGATATCCATAAAGATATTAGAAAAGATGCAAGTTTGGACTTTTTCTATGTTGATGACATCCTTCATTCGCAAATAGTCATACAATCTGACAATGTCGGAATAATATGTTGTATAGGTGACAACAAAGTTATTGAAGAACGTTTAAAAAAATATTTTGAACCTTTTTATGAAATGAAGTTACATCCCGTTCAGTTTAGACAACTTATAACAGATGTATTCTATCATAGATTGTTGCTAAAGAATAGCAGTAATAGTATTATGATGCCTAATGAAATTATATTAATGCCATCATTTTTTAATTCATTTGATGAGTATAATGTTAAGGAATACGCAAAATGCTTGTTTTATCTACTACATAGTTTTGGATTTGAGTTTGAAGACATATATGATTCTCAGTTAGATGCAGCACTTAATCTGTTAGTAGATAAAAATAAGAGAATAATTAAATATGATGAAAATAATTTAGTACAATTTGGAGATATACATGAAGGGTATATAGTAGAATCAGCTAAAGATGTTAGGATTTGTGCAAGCCCATTTCCAAAGTAA
- a CDS encoding Shedu anti-phage system protein SduA domain-containing protein, producing the protein MKYDDSGRENDIFKINLSFYEKLVDLDLKYIYTLPIEYKYKKLVQINRFIELIGNKETREIDITKFLSRNENKFILTMGFLSKEIYPELACKWQSEDIKDIRPDFFVLKPNNYADIVEFKLPDLKSKSIVGKHNREVFSAELQSYIGQTRKYKTYFEDPNNRKWFEEKYGFKVLKPKRILVVGRRWNFSDDVWKEIQADYSDFEIITYDDLVDGVTAQFYM; encoded by the coding sequence TTGAAATATGACGATAGTGGAAGAGAAAATGATATTTTTAAAATTAATTTGTCTTTTTATGAAAAGCTAGTAGATCTTGACCTAAAATATATATATACCCTACCAATTGAATATAAATATAAAAAGCTTGTTCAAATAAATAGATTTATAGAATTAATTGGGAATAAAGAAACTAGAGAAATTGATATTACAAAATTTTTATCAAGAAATGAAAATAAGTTTATCTTAACAATGGGATTTTTGTCAAAAGAAATTTATCCAGAATTAGCATGCAAATGGCAGAGTGAAGATATAAAAGATATCAGACCAGATTTTTTTGTATTAAAACCAAATAATTATGCAGATATTGTTGAATTCAAATTACCTGACCTTAAAAGTAAATCAATAGTTGGAAAGCATAATAGAGAAGTATTTTCTGCTGAATTACAATCCTATATAGGTCAAACGAGAAAATATAAAACATATTTTGAAGATCCTAATAATAGAAAGTGGTTTGAAGAAAAGTATGGTTTTAAAGTATTAAAACCTAAAAGAATACTTGTAGTTGGAAGACGATGGAATTTTTCTGATGATGTCTGGAAAGAAATACAAGCTGACTATTCAGATTTTGAAATAATAACCTATGATGATTTAGTCGATGGAGTAACAGCTCAATTTTATATGTAA
- a CDS encoding coiled-coil domain-containing protein, with the protein MKVGDVMSTLEGMRLVNIHANNNNIIYTDEWFKINGKNTLIDMKNGGGKTLAAQMLFQTILPNSYFSDKNPIINLFNNVQKGSAIHCISHFSVEGMQFRNIYLGFTAMLKPRIDDNEEAYEELGSLKYMNYIIFGDNLAVDNLSIDTLPLSKTVSGKFQASGYDDLKKYLQNKMRSDNHNRKYIITVFENRKTPYYNELKKYGINSEVFELLKEINKDENYIKQFFEENCKTPRELLSSFIIPNTEKALDSRNFIMEVEKINKSHQLAESLYEKSQSLNKLNTFHSDKSEYEKLKNSTIDLIEYINSNKGALISFDNHLREYPKQTAMYKVLIDNKEESIRGIQSKKIELNNLLDKLKEEIENIEIREIRLKYLEFKEKLEYAQKVLQDNIDEIEYIKTQYRRLEATNQIIDYKRYESNKIKIDERLEKLTNVYYDELKSVSEYANTVLKLCKDSLDELKNEKKKSKSDLKDKNEYKDKLIELGGELKTQIKNTESEIINYDDEVNMISNENNKLIQELRNYPCYSGVLIDADEYEAVDKFIDETLYKIDKTEKDINSIKNEIESKNIEVAKLSQNFKNTKEKLEEKNEYWNKYLDSLENVKSNVGIDESDFKDVIKEKKQELKNNTEKKSILDNDKHILQDEIDILEDYGFLRSRSKYDALNYLKGDWKYAEFGSELLKNYTEEKVENILSVFPGFPEILVVSDEDYELVRNGKKQVNLSIAKENLVLMSRSLVNNLDELTFDNIYLLTPNKQYYKALLDSKVAIEDRTRKIRKIESLMQVISEEEDILENQINILTQHIARYPKNDIVLLEKNINELNEEIVSIKNKITIEENCITDLKFKNQNQIDKKEVLEDALDKAKIKKEILIKKIEITKKIDEIYVELSVKKNIKVKYEKELTSNKSNISLVESEIENILNIIKRLDDNINEKNIYAQKVDKFTNAEYATLESFNIEEMFNRFKEAREEYDIESQNYGDLCNKQKELEENMDEIKQNFKVKEFGFEILYGENYIGKIKNEEFISMEIKLKNLEDIKSNLQEKRNDVDSDLKMISKQLKDKEQNKTVYYEKFDELNKEELKSIKKEAKENTCRIESEMKKLISKEKEKKEKLEVLKSEFNKYEGFCHARQLSWADSICAVDKIIYNEMNNKYEKLKNEYERSMNKINTRIKQLESNIQKLNINVQVKQKLKHSLLKKNSIDEINSLVNLLEQAIKNVDTTIENIEVSIQNIGKLDKEIAMQVYRMLETILNEVAKIPDYSKFKYGEYTKPSFIINLTEKDGCRVEQDIAINRIKSYIYDLANRVQSEDLTKKDIKNKLSIKNLLHFGIDFDKLQIKILKIEEGKPKYYNWGRLSASSGQGYVTYVMFAITMIKYYNNVTQIRERTKSHIFIFLDNPFASASSLELWEPVRRFLDKSNAQLLCVAHNVPSSAQILFDKHILIEQKINSKGQYINIIRNEKTEAKEIVQMNLLDHLNIE; encoded by the coding sequence ATGAAAGTAGGTGATGTAATGTCAACGCTTGAAGGTATGAGACTTGTAAATATACATGCAAATAATAATAATATTATATATACAGATGAATGGTTCAAAATAAATGGTAAAAATACTTTAATAGATATGAAAAATGGAGGGGGAAAGACACTTGCTGCCCAAATGCTTTTTCAAACCATACTTCCAAACTCATATTTCTCTGATAAAAACCCTATAATAAATCTATTTAATAATGTGCAAAAGGGATCGGCGATTCACTGTATATCACATTTTTCCGTAGAGGGAATGCAGTTTAGAAATATATATCTTGGATTTACAGCTATGCTAAAACCTAGGATTGATGACAATGAGGAAGCGTATGAAGAGTTAGGTAGTTTAAAGTATATGAATTATATTATTTTTGGAGATAACTTAGCGGTGGATAATCTATCAATTGATACATTACCTTTATCAAAAACAGTGTCTGGAAAATTTCAGGCAAGTGGTTACGATGATTTAAAAAAGTATCTTCAAAATAAAATGAGATCTGATAATCATAATCGTAAGTACATTATTACAGTTTTTGAAAATAGAAAGACACCATACTATAATGAACTTAAGAAATATGGTATAAATAGTGAAGTTTTTGAATTATTAAAAGAAATAAATAAAGATGAAAACTATATTAAACAGTTTTTCGAAGAAAATTGCAAAACACCTAGAGAACTTTTGAGTTCATTTATTATTCCTAATACGGAAAAAGCTTTAGATTCAAGAAATTTCATTATGGAAGTGGAGAAAATAAACAAATCACATCAGTTGGCAGAATCATTATATGAAAAATCACAAAGCTTGAACAAACTTAATACTTTCCATTCAGATAAGTCAGAATATGAAAAACTAAAAAACAGTACAATTGATTTGATAGAGTATATTAATTCTAATAAAGGAGCGCTAATATCTTTTGATAATCATTTAAGAGAGTATCCTAAGCAGACTGCTATGTATAAAGTTTTAATAGATAATAAAGAAGAATCAATAAGAGGTATACAATCAAAAAAGATTGAGTTAAATAATTTATTAGACAAATTAAAGGAAGAAATTGAGAATATTGAAATAAGAGAAATAAGATTAAAGTATTTAGAATTTAAAGAAAAACTTGAATACGCGCAAAAGGTATTACAAGATAATATAGATGAAATAGAATACATAAAAACACAATATCGAAGATTGGAAGCTACTAATCAGATAATAGACTATAAAAGATATGAATCAAATAAAATAAAAATTGATGAGAGACTAGAAAAATTAACAAATGTTTATTATGATGAGCTAAAATCAGTTTCGGAATATGCTAATACAGTTTTAAAACTCTGTAAAGATTCGTTAGATGAGCTTAAAAATGAAAAGAAAAAATCAAAAAGTGATCTAAAAGATAAAAATGAGTATAAAGATAAACTTATTGAATTAGGAGGAGAGTTAAAAACACAGATTAAGAACACTGAAAGTGAAATAATTAATTATGATGATGAAGTTAATATGATAAGTAATGAAAATAATAAACTGATTCAAGAATTGAGAAATTATCCTTGTTATAGTGGAGTATTAATTGATGCGGATGAATACGAAGCAGTTGATAAATTTATAGATGAAACATTATATAAGATAGATAAAACTGAAAAGGATATAAATTCTATAAAAAATGAAATAGAAAGCAAAAACATCGAAGTAGCAAAACTAAGCCAAAATTTTAAAAATACGAAAGAAAAACTTGAAGAAAAAAATGAATATTGGAATAAGTATCTAGACTCTTTAGAAAATGTAAAATCTAATGTAGGGATAGATGAATCTGATTTTAAAGATGTAATTAAAGAAAAGAAACAAGAATTAAAGAATAATACTGAAAAAAAATCAATATTGGATAATGATAAACATATTTTACAAGATGAAATAGATATACTCGAAGATTATGGATTTTTAAGAAGTAGATCAAAATACGATGCTTTAAATTATTTAAAAGGAGACTGGAAGTATGCTGAATTTGGATCAGAATTATTAAAAAACTACACAGAAGAAAAAGTGGAAAATATATTAAGTGTTTTTCCAGGATTTCCTGAGATTTTAGTAGTATCTGATGAAGACTATGAATTAGTTCGTAATGGTAAAAAACAAGTGAATTTATCTATTGCTAAAGAAAACTTGGTTTTAATGTCTAGATCATTGGTTAATAATTTAGATGAATTAACTTTTGATAATATATATTTATTAACCCCTAATAAACAATACTATAAGGCGTTACTAGACTCGAAAGTAGCAATTGAAGATAGAACTAGAAAAATAAGAAAAATAGAAAGTTTAATGCAAGTAATTTCAGAAGAAGAGGATATTCTTGAGAATCAAATCAATATTTTAACACAACATATTGCCAGATATCCAAAAAATGATATTGTATTACTTGAAAAAAATATTAACGAATTAAATGAGGAAATAGTATCGATTAAAAATAAAATAACTATTGAAGAAAATTGCATTACAGATTTAAAATTTAAAAATCAAAATCAAATTGATAAAAAAGAAGTATTAGAAGACGCCTTAGATAAAGCAAAAATAAAAAAAGAAATATTAATTAAAAAAATAGAAATAACAAAAAAAATTGATGAAATCTATGTTGAATTAAGTGTGAAAAAAAACATAAAAGTTAAATATGAAAAAGAATTAACTTCAAACAAATCAAATATTTCTTTGGTTGAATCAGAAATTGAAAATATATTGAACATAATTAAAAGACTAGATGATAATATCAATGAAAAAAATATATATGCTCAAAAAGTTGATAAATTTACAAATGCAGAATATGCTACATTGGAAAGCTTCAATATTGAAGAAATGTTTAATAGGTTTAAAGAAGCAAGAGAAGAGTATGATATAGAAAGTCAAAATTATGGTGATTTATGTAATAAGCAAAAAGAGCTTGAAGAAAATATGGATGAGATAAAACAAAACTTTAAGGTTAAAGAATTTGGATTTGAAATCCTTTATGGTGAAAATTATATTGGAAAAATTAAAAATGAAGAATTTATTTCAATGGAAATTAAATTAAAGAATTTAGAAGATATTAAATCTAATCTACAAGAAAAAAGAAATGATGTTGATTCAGATTTAAAAATGATTTCAAAACAACTTAAGGATAAAGAACAAAATAAAACTGTTTACTATGAAAAATTTGATGAATTAAATAAAGAAGAACTTAAATCAATCAAAAAAGAAGCTAAAGAAAATACTTGTAGAATTGAATCAGAGATGAAGAAATTAATATCCAAAGAAAAAGAAAAGAAAGAAAAGCTAGAAGTTTTAAAGTCGGAATTCAACAAGTATGAAGGATTTTGTCATGCAAGACAGCTCAGTTGGGCAGATTCTATTTGTGCAGTTGATAAAATTATTTATAATGAGATGAATAATAAATATGAAAAATTGAAAAATGAATACGAGCGAAGTATGAACAAAATTAACACTAGAATAAAACAGCTAGAATCGAATATTCAAAAACTTAATATAAACGTACAAGTTAAACAAAAGTTAAAACATAGTTTGCTTAAAAAGAATTCAATAGATGAGATTAATTCTTTAGTTAATCTTTTAGAACAAGCTATTAAGAATGTAGATACAACAATTGAAAATATTGAAGTATCAATACAAAATATTGGAAAACTTGATAAAGAAATTGCTATGCAAGTATATAGAATGTTAGAAACAATATTAAATGAAGTTGCTAAAATACCAGATTATTCAAAGTTTAAATATGGAGAATATACAAAACCATCTTTTATTATTAATTTAACTGAAAAAGATGGATGTAGAGTTGAACAGGACATTGCAATAAATAGAATCAAATCATATATTTATGATTTGGCAAATCGTGTTCAAAGTGAAGATCTAACTAAAAAAGATATTAAGAATAAACTTAGTATAAAGAATCTTCTTCACTTTGGTATAGATTTTGATAAATTACAGATAAAAATTCTTAAAATAGAAGAAGGAAAGCCTAAATACTATAATTGGGGAAGGTTATCAGCTTCTTCTGGACAAGGATATGTTACTTATGTTATGTTTGCAATTACCATGATTAAATACTACAATAATGTAACACAAATAAGAGAAAGAACAAAATCTCATATATTTATATTTTTAGATAATCCATTTGCATCTGCTTCATCTCTTGAATTGTGGGAACCAGTAAGAAGATTTCTTGATAAGAGTAATGCGCAACTATTATGTGTGGCTCATAATGTTCCAAGTTCAGCTCAAATATTATTTGACAAACATATATTAATAGAACAAAAAATCAACTCTAAAGGTCAGTATATTAATATAATAAGAAATGAAAAAACAGAAGCAAAAGAGATTGTGCAGATGAATTTACTAGATCATTTAAATATTGAGTAA
- a CDS encoding DUF6063 family protein, with protein MIDKIDIVGKGLKVLIENGKLDRKEEPRLYEEIINNIDILNDLEKLCQNIGLYLSQKYGGFYVSPIPGVRTFSYSNDELKKALWNGFNNEDMYTGLFIIATIVTEFFPEANEVAAIPFLKVNKLIEIIDNKIDVLRNKANLEEVSYEQSYNFEVVVKKWTELPRIRMNKTDIDNRLEHGKRSKIQVVNTTLRFLENQNLIKSVDFNSDKNIYVTDRFKATIHNVFNNEYIQNEIYDYIEGLREKGNLIQLNESR; from the coding sequence TTGATAGATAAGATAGATATTGTAGGAAAAGGCCTAAAAGTTTTAATTGAGAATGGAAAACTTGATAGAAAAGAAGAACCGAGACTATATGAAGAAATTATAAATAACATTGATATATTGAATGACTTGGAAAAGCTATGTCAAAATATAGGTCTATATTTAAGCCAAAAATATGGGGGATTTTATGTATCGCCTATACCCGGAGTCAGAACATTTAGTTATTCAAATGATGAGTTGAAAAAGGCTCTTTGGAATGGTTTTAACAATGAAGATATGTATACCGGTTTGTTTATTATTGCAACAATTGTAACAGAGTTTTTTCCAGAAGCAAATGAAGTTGCAGCAATTCCTTTTTTAAAGGTAAATAAACTAATAGAGATTATTGATAATAAGATTGATGTTTTAAGAAATAAAGCTAATCTTGAAGAGGTTAGTTATGAACAGTCATATAATTTTGAAGTTGTGGTGAAAAAATGGACCGAGCTTCCAAGAATAAGGATGAACAAAACAGATATTGATAATAGACTTGAACATGGTAAAAGGTCAAAAATACAAGTTGTAAATACAACATTGAGATTTCTTGAGAATCAGAACCTAATAAAGAGTGTGGATTTTAATAGTGATAAAAATATATATGTTACAGATAGGTTTAAAGCTACAATTCACAATGTTTTTAATAATGAATATATTCAAAATGAAATATATGATTATATAGAGGGTTTAAGAGAAAAAGGAAACTTGATTCAACTTAATGAAAGTAGGTGA
- a CDS encoding Wadjet anti-phage system protein JetD domain-containing protein, whose amino-acid sequence MFNEKVESEVNEVKCIVEFLKKYNKKTIDLYDLAYHIDNRPIINWSSTERKLFIDKLNELENSSILELKKSKRGEIQLDFIHRNIKINKWKLMSNVEIKDDFLYRKDIGIDSSYYLKNTDKYNLEKEYIKNIVDFLDENKQNLTLNEISYIIFKDEKALSQPQKSYVNGLNILKNLNLTIEDLNYCNVIAPFYYHLNKYGNTVLIVENKDTCYSLFRILYKTQTNIKGVIYGEGRAILKKFKFLDVYNLNSDIKFLYYGDIDQEGFDIFRSLLQKYPDYNIHLSKILYQELLNYESRLLKNKRKLDKLELSTLIEKLSEEEQNKIIKIIEEDRYIPQEALNFEKMKVLLNGLQNRLY is encoded by the coding sequence ATGTTTAATGAGAAAGTTGAAAGTGAGGTTAATGAGGTGAAATGTATAGTTGAATTTTTAAAAAAATATAACAAAAAGACAATCGATCTATATGATTTGGCCTATCACATAGATAATAGACCTATAATTAACTGGTCATCTACAGAAAGAAAATTATTTATAGATAAGCTAAATGAACTAGAAAATAGCAGCATTTTAGAATTGAAAAAAAGCAAAAGAGGTGAGATTCAGCTAGATTTTATTCATAGAAATATAAAAATAAATAAATGGAAACTTATGAGTAATGTGGAGATTAAAGATGATTTTCTATATAGAAAGGATATAGGTATTGATTCATCTTATTATTTAAAAAATACTGATAAATATAATCTAGAAAAAGAATACATTAAGAATATAGTTGATTTTTTAGATGAAAATAAACAAAATTTAACGTTAAACGAAATTAGTTACATTATTTTCAAAGATGAAAAGGCACTTTCTCAACCTCAAAAATCTTATGTAAATGGTTTAAATATACTTAAAAATCTTAATCTTACAATCGAGGATTTAAATTATTGTAATGTAATTGCTCCTTTTTATTATCATTTGAATAAATATGGAAATACAGTTTTGATTGTTGAAAATAAAGATACATGCTATTCTTTGTTTCGCATTCTATATAAAACTCAAACAAATATTAAAGGAGTAATATACGGTGAAGGAAGGGCTATATTAAAAAAATTTAAATTTTTAGATGTTTATAATTTAAATTCAGATATAAAATTTTTATACTACGGTGATATTGATCAGGAGGGTTTTGATATTTTCAGATCACTTTTACAAAAGTATCCTGATTATAATATTCACTTATCTAAGATTTTATATCAAGAACTTCTAAATTATGAATCAAGACTATTAAAGAATAAAAGAAAGCTAGACAAGCTTGAATTATCTACTTTGATTGAAAAACTATCAGAAGAAGAACAAAATAAAATTATAAAAATAATAGAAGAAGATAGGTATATTCCTCAAGAAGCATTAAATTTTGAAAAGATGAAGGTGTTGTTAAATGGATTACAAAATAGATTATACTGA
- a CDS encoding EFR1 family ferrodoxin (N-terminal region resembles flavodoxins. C-terminal ferrodoxin region binds two 4Fe-4S clusters.) translates to MNILILHFSGTGNTEFVARYIKQHLKCNKNKITVAPIESFKKESISYYDTLFFGFPVYAGDAPKFIKDFLKDIPVTTTKTAFIFCTKAFFTGVAMQNVLKKFHERGYIGLVNTDVSMPGSDGLAFLKKGSKAVHKLTHKDFNEIKEIDKIIEISKGLIEDFEKQNIEKLIVNEKSVITTHLASKLLGSLFRIIEEKVKKEFWANEHCIRCLKCEKICPAKNIKVNKEGVVFGENCYLCMRCLHQCPKEAIQIGKRTVDKYRWKGPLGDFNPLQFIKSE, encoded by the coding sequence ATGAATATATTAATACTGCATTTTAGTGGTACAGGAAACACAGAATTTGTTGCCCGTTATATAAAACAACATTTAAAATGTAACAAAAATAAAATAACCGTTGCTCCCATAGAATCATTTAAAAAAGAATCTATATCATATTATGATACTCTTTTTTTTGGTTTTCCAGTATATGCAGGTGACGCGCCAAAATTTATTAAGGATTTCCTAAAAGATATACCAGTTACAACTACAAAAACAGCTTTCATATTTTGTACTAAGGCTTTTTTTACTGGAGTAGCTATGCAAAATGTGTTAAAAAAATTTCATGAAAGAGGATACATAGGACTAGTAAATACTGATGTCAGTATGCCTGGATCAGATGGGTTAGCATTTTTAAAAAAAGGCTCTAAAGCAGTGCATAAATTAACACATAAGGATTTTAATGAGATTAAAGAAATAGATAAAATAATAGAAATAAGTAAAGGACTAATAGAAGATTTTGAAAAGCAGAATATAGAAAAATTAATCGTAAATGAAAAATCTGTTATTACAACTCACCTTGCGAGTAAACTATTAGGATCACTATTCCGCATTATTGAAGAAAAAGTGAAAAAGGAGTTTTGGGCAAATGAGCATTGTATTAGATGCTTAAAATGTGAAAAAATATGCCCAGCAAAGAATATAAAAGTGAATAAAGAAGGGGTAGTATTTGGGGAAAATTGCTATCTTTGCATGAGATGTTTACATCAATGTCCAAAAGAAGCAATTCAAATAGGAAAAAGAACTGTCGATAAGTATAGGTGGAAAGGACCATTAGGAGATTTCAATCCACTACAATTTATAAAAAGTGAATAA
- a CDS encoding TetR/AcrR family transcriptional regulator → MAGLREIKKKNTKKAILEYAEKVFKEKGYKKVKTSEIAKGTNIAEGTLFNYFSSKGELFVEAVFRGFDMARYEVCLPEKIDENIIVNELVNLIDFHIKKMANVNKNLLKEYFSVVYSINNSEALGARKSLFSMDEIVMEESRQLLSKLKKKYEQIKEFDVDIAVESIYSCVIFQFTKYTYSNEFYSDMLKNIGEQIKFIIRGNML, encoded by the coding sequence ATGGCTGGTCTAAGAGAAATTAAGAAGAAAAATACTAAAAAGGCTATATTAGAATATGCTGAGAAAGTTTTTAAGGAAAAGGGATATAAGAAAGTAAAAACATCTGAAATTGCAAAAGGTACGAATATTGCAGAAGGTACACTTTTTAATTATTTTAGCTCAAAGGGAGAGTTATTTGTTGAAGCTGTTTTTAGAGGTTTCGATATGGCAAGATACGAAGTATGTCTACCAGAAAAGATAGATGAAAATATAATAGTCAACGAATTGGTTAATCTCATTGATTTTCATATTAAAAAAATGGCCAATGTTAATAAAAATTTACTTAAAGAATATTTTTCAGTTGTTTATAGCATTAATAACTCAGAAGCATTAGGAGCAAGGAAAAGTCTTTTTAGTATGGATGAAATAGTTATGGAAGAATCAAGACAGTTACTTAGTAAACTGAAAAAAAAGTATGAACAAATAAAAGAATTTGATGTAGATATAGCTGTTGAAAGTATATATAGCTGTGTTATATTTCAATTCACAAAGTACACTTATAGCAATGAATTTTATTCCGATATGCTCAAGAACATAGGAGAACAAATTAAGTTTATTATTCGCGGTAATATGTTATAA
- a CDS encoding DUF4489 domain-containing protein, with protein MKVCSGMPFLNCGKVFKDSFPNYLTPNNKPINLALVKVDTRNIKNPHVLINYSQNLEFEIGGFNPKLSIAYRLIRKSNHTERTRVLECWNYKASEVIPTTVQELSTIEPLVLNFCDCLGDSCDSSFIYILQIVEIITENTSFNITNQEMSAIVNYGNSNRG; from the coding sequence ATGAAAGTTTGTTCAGGTATGCCTTTTTTAAATTGTGGAAAAGTATTTAAGGATAGTTTTCCAAATTATTTAACCCCAAATAATAAGCCTATAAATTTAGCTTTAGTAAAGGTAGATACAAGAAATATAAAAAATCCTCATGTCCTTATTAACTACTCTCAAAATTTAGAGTTTGAGATTGGAGGTTTTAATCCAAAGCTTAGCATAGCGTACAGATTAATTCGAAAGTCTAATCATACAGAGCGTACAAGAGTACTAGAATGTTGGAATTACAAAGCATCTGAAGTTATACCTACCACAGTACAGGAATTGAGTACTATTGAACCATTAGTACTAAACTTTTGTGATTGTTTAGGTGATAGCTGTGATAGTTCATTCATATATATATTGCAAATAGTAGAAATAATTACTGAAAATACGAGCTTCAATATAACTAATCAAGAAATGTCTGCTATAGTGAATTATGGAAATAGCAATAGAGGATGA